The following are from one region of the Halogeometricum sp. S3BR5-2 genome:
- a CDS encoding transcription initiation factor IIB, producing MTRPTRQRERDGDRVRWNRERRDEDAAEEQTEEENEDDIDFEDMDEEDLVRTGDGELIHEPTGIVVEEEQIDPGPEWRAFNHSERQSKSRVGAPTTQTMHDKGLTTTIDWKDKDAYGRSISSRKRSQMHRLRKWQERIRTKDAGERNLQFALSEIDRMASALGVPRSVREVASVIYRRALNEDLIRGRSIEGVATSALYAACRKEGIPRSLEEISDVSRVERKEIGRTYRYISQELGLEMKPVDPKKYVPRFSSELELSKEVQSKANEIIETTAEKGLLSGKSPTGYAAAAIYAASLLCNEKKTQREVADVAQVTEVTIRNRYQEQIEAMGIHG from the coding sequence ATGACACGGCCTACTCGCCAGCGGGAGCGAGACGGTGATCGAGTACGATGGAACCGCGAGCGTCGGGACGAGGACGCCGCCGAGGAGCAGACCGAAGAGGAGAACGAGGACGACATCGACTTCGAGGACATGGACGAGGAGGACCTCGTCCGGACCGGCGACGGCGAACTCATCCACGAACCGACCGGTATCGTCGTCGAGGAGGAACAGATAGACCCCGGTCCGGAGTGGCGGGCGTTCAACCACTCCGAACGGCAGTCGAAGTCCCGCGTCGGCGCGCCGACGACGCAGACGATGCACGACAAGGGGCTGACGACGACGATAGACTGGAAGGACAAAGACGCCTACGGGCGCTCCATCTCCTCGCGGAAGCGCTCGCAGATGCACCGGCTCCGCAAGTGGCAGGAGCGCATCCGGACGAAGGACGCCGGCGAGCGGAACCTCCAGTTCGCGCTCTCGGAAATCGACCGGATGGCCTCCGCGCTTGGCGTGCCCCGGTCGGTCCGTGAGGTCGCGTCGGTCATCTACCGCCGCGCGCTCAACGAGGACCTGATTCGGGGACGCTCCATCGAGGGCGTCGCCACGTCCGCGCTCTACGCCGCCTGTCGAAAGGAGGGCATCCCGCGCTCGCTCGAAGAGATATCCGACGTCTCCCGGGTCGAGCGAAAGGAAATCGGACGGACGTACCGCTACATCTCCCAGGAACTCGGACTGGAGATGAAGCCCGTCGACCCGAAGAAGTACGTCCCGCGGTTCTCCTCGGAACTCGAACTCTCGAAGGAGGTGCAGTCGAAGGCCAACGAGATAATCGAGACGACGGCCGAGAAGGGTCTCCTGTCGGGTAAATCGCCCACGGGATACGCCGCCGCGGCTATCTACGCCGCCTCGCTGCTCTGCAACGAGAAGAAGACCCAGCGAGAGGTCGCCGACGTGGCGCAGGTGACCGAGGTCACCATCCGAAACCGGTACCAAGAGCAGATCGAAGCGATGGGCATCCACGGCTGA
- a CDS encoding ABC transporter substrate-binding protein, translating into MDAGAERSGSMADSSTPTVRRRALLAAAGGTAAFAGGCLGRVRRFVDSDSPRRVRVRVATLPSDTDPYARRIARQVAEWLRTAGLGATVVPMAEEELYRRALLRGEFDLFVARLPAQFRRPDALYPLLHSRFVDGPGWQNPFGYENDRVDDRLDAQRRASGRRRMRLVRELQSTIARTQPFTLLAVPDDVRAARRTAYTGWRGVDLRSPLGYLSLNRTEGAAESRAGGQRRDDTLRLAATDERRTANLNPLSVAHRSDGVLTGLLYDPLGYATDEGVEPWRADSWTLSDDDAPVGRVRLREGTTWHDGEPFTAGDVAFTFALLSDTTLGEGEGATEGEDGSEGEDDGGGPVPAPRYRGLTTLVDEVVAADETTVEFRFVECAPSVAAHAFTVPVLPEHVWRERTASVSREGDADPTTEALTADNVPPVGSGPLRFEGSTSGQEVVLERFDDHFLTGEAAPGTLARRVGDVPFERFSVRVVGTGVTAVETVAGGEADATGTPVGADAVPRIGRSDALELLVERSPAPYVVGYNARRPHLSDAPFRRTLARLLDAEHVVEAVFDGYGRPAVGPLWDTRWYPESFEWTDGNPVTPFLGSDGDVDAGRAREAFRALGYRYEDGALVVGP; encoded by the coding sequence ATGGACGCGGGAGCTGAACGCTCCGGGTCGATGGCGGACTCCTCGACGCCGACGGTGCGACGCCGGGCGCTCTTGGCCGCGGCCGGCGGAACGGCCGCGTTCGCCGGCGGCTGTCTGGGACGAGTGCGGCGGTTCGTCGACTCGGACTCCCCCCGGCGGGTACGGGTGCGCGTCGCGACCCTGCCGAGCGACACCGACCCGTACGCCCGCCGCATCGCCCGTCAGGTGGCGGAGTGGCTCCGGACGGCCGGTCTCGGCGCCACCGTCGTCCCGATGGCCGAGGAGGAACTGTACCGTCGCGCGCTGCTCCGCGGGGAGTTCGACCTGTTCGTGGCGCGCCTCCCCGCGCAGTTCCGGCGGCCGGACGCGCTCTACCCGCTGTTGCACTCGCGGTTCGTCGACGGACCCGGCTGGCAGAACCCGTTCGGCTACGAGAACGACCGCGTCGACGACCGACTCGACGCGCAGCGACGGGCGTCGGGGCGGCGCCGCATGCGACTGGTTCGGGAGTTGCAGTCGACTATCGCCCGGACCCAGCCGTTCACGCTGCTCGCCGTCCCCGACGACGTCAGGGCGGCCCGGCGGACGGCGTACACGGGGTGGCGGGGGGTCGACCTCCGGTCGCCGCTCGGCTATCTCTCTCTGAATCGAACAGAGGGGGCGGCCGAGTCGCGCGCCGGCGGACAGCGCCGCGACGACACGCTCCGACTGGCGGCCACCGACGAGCGCCGGACGGCGAACCTCAACCCCCTGTCGGTCGCACACCGGAGCGACGGCGTTCTCACGGGTCTGCTGTACGACCCCCTCGGGTACGCCACCGACGAGGGCGTCGAACCGTGGCGCGCCGACTCGTGGACGCTCTCCGACGACGACGCCCCGGTCGGCCGCGTGCGACTCCGCGAGGGGACGACGTGGCACGACGGGGAACCGTTCACCGCCGGGGACGTCGCGTTCACCTTCGCACTGCTCTCGGACACGACGCTCGGTGAGGGGGAGGGGGCGACTGAGGGCGAGGATGGGAGTGAGGGCGAGGACGACGGCGGCGGCCCGGTCCCCGCCCCCCGGTACCGCGGACTGACCACGCTCGTCGACGAGGTGGTCGCCGCGGACGAGACGACGGTCGAGTTTCGGTTCGTCGAGTGCGCGCCGAGCGTCGCCGCCCACGCGTTCACCGTCCCGGTGCTGCCCGAACACGTCTGGCGAGAGCGGACCGCCTCGGTCTCCCGCGAGGGCGACGCGGACCCGACCACCGAGGCGCTGACGGCCGACAACGTCCCGCCCGTCGGGAGCGGTCCCCTCCGGTTCGAGGGGAGCACGTCGGGGCAGGAGGTGGTGCTCGAACGCTTCGACGACCACTTCCTGACCGGCGAGGCCGCCCCCGGGACGCTGGCGCGGCGGGTCGGCGACGTCCCCTTCGAGCGCTTCTCGGTCCGGGTCGTCGGCACCGGGGTGACGGCCGTCGAAACAGTCGCCGGCGGCGAGGCGGACGCCACGGGGACGCCCGTCGGCGCCGACGCCGTCCCGCGCATCGGCCGCTCGGACGCCCTGGAACTTCTCGTCGAGCGCTCGCCCGCCCCCTACGTCGTCGGCTACAACGCCCGCCGGCCCCACCTCTCGGACGCCCCGTTCCGCCGAACGCTCGCGCGACTCCTCGACGCCGAACACGTCGTGGAGGCGGTGTTCGACGGCTACGGGCGGCCGGCGGTCGGTCCGCTCTGGGACACTCGCTGGTATCCCGAGTCGTTCGAGTGGACCGACGGCAACCCGGTGACCCCCTTCCTCGGGAGCGACGGCGACGTGGATGCCGGACGGGCGAGGGAGGCGTTCCGAGCGCTGGGCTACCGGTACGAGGACGGCGCCCTCGTGGTCGGCCCGTGA
- a CDS encoding metal-dependent hydrolase, which produces MVTVVADGVHVLLAVSLVVSVLRTRRAEPYLVAILAASVPDLDKYLFTPFVYAGYLSGPLWTHRGITHSLLALLLFVGAARGVGHWRAAALGYGSHLVADYLTGGIRLFAPFTVRLYGLYYDWMLGNVVAGSFAVVVTLVGLAAMLRLDAGDDDGAGASTGTGALTVDDRDPFDRFSRWWFR; this is translated from the coding sequence GTGGTGACCGTGGTGGCCGACGGCGTCCACGTGCTGCTCGCGGTTTCGCTCGTCGTCTCGGTGCTGCGCACTCGGCGGGCGGAGCCCTACCTCGTCGCCATCCTGGCCGCCAGCGTGCCCGACCTGGACAAGTACCTGTTCACGCCGTTCGTCTACGCCGGCTACCTCTCGGGTCCGCTCTGGACCCACCGCGGCATCACCCACTCTCTCCTCGCCCTCCTGCTGTTCGTCGGCGCCGCCCGCGGCGTCGGCCACTGGCGGGCGGCGGCACTCGGCTACGGCTCCCACCTCGTCGCCGACTACCTCACCGGCGGCATCCGCCTGTTCGCCCCGTTCACCGTTCGGCTCTACGGACTCTACTACGACTGGATGCTCGGCAACGTCGTCGCCGGGTCGTTCGCGGTGGTCGTCACGCTCGTCGGTCTGGCCGCCATGCTCCGACTCGACGCGGGCGACGACGACGGTGCCGGCGCCAGTACCGGCACGGGCGCTCTGACCGTCGACGACCGCGACCCGTTCGACCGGTTCTCGCGGTGGTGGTTCCGGTGA